One Chaetodon trifascialis isolate fChaTrf1 chromosome 21, fChaTrf1.hap1, whole genome shotgun sequence genomic window carries:
- the egr2b gene encoding early growth response protein 2b: MTAKTLEKVPVNLGGFVHPVAESVYSVDDIATSLPTSVAIFPNTDIGAHYDQINVAADGLMGADMSAEKRSLDLSSYSSGFSQPASHRNQTFTYMGKFSIDSQYPGNWNPEGVINIVSGIFNMAQPPPPPPPPSSSASSSPVSSGSPNHFSSGNLSCTMAAQNQADMDHHHHLYSPPPPYSSSGCGEVYQDPSAFLSTSTCPIASYPPPSYSSPKQPSSSETPGLFPIIPDYSGFFQPACQRDMHTAGIQDRKPFGPCPLDTFRVPPPLTPLNTIRNFTLGGPGGGSSEGGPPRIPSAYSPQNLPLRPILRPRKYPNRPSKTPIHERPYPCPAEGCDRRFSRSDELTRHIRIHTGHKPFQCRICMRNFSRSDHLTTHIRTHTGEKPFACDFCGRKFARSDERKRHTKIHLRQKERKSSTVSSSSSSSSSSSGVERSSGGISATNGICS; encoded by the exons ATGACGGCTAAAACTTTGGAAAAGGTGCCAGTGAACCTCGGCGGGTTCGTGCATCCCGTGGCCGAGAGCGTTTACTCTGTGGATGACATCGCCACCAGCTTGCCGACCTCTGTGGCTATCTTCCCCAACACCGATATAGGAGCGCATTACGACCAGATTAatgtggcagcag atGGTTTGATGGGCGCAGACATGAGTGCAGAGAAGCGCTCTCTGGACCTCTCCTCCTACTCCAGCGGCTTCTCTCAGCCCGCATCCCACCGCAACCAGACTTTCACCTACATGGGAAAGTTCTCCATCGACTCCCAGTATCCAGGTAACTGGAACCCCGAGGGAGTGATCAACATCGTCTCGGGCATCTTCAACATGGCCCAGCCGCcaccgccccctcctcctccctcctcttcagcgTCCTCCTCCCCGGTTTCCTCGGGATCTCCCAATCACTTCTCCAGCGGAAATTTGAGTTGCACCATGGCGGCTCAGAATCAGGCAGACAtggaccaccaccaccacctgtactcccctccacctccttaCTCCTCTTCTGGCTGCGGGGAGGTCTACCAGGACCCCTCGGCGTTTTTGTCCACCTCTACCTGCCCCATCGCCTCATACCCTCCCCCCTCCTACTCTTCGCCCAAGCAGCCCAGCAGCTCAGAAACGCCGGGGCTCTTCCCCATCATCCCCGACTACTCGGGCTTCTTCCAGCCGGCTTGCCAGCGGGACATGCACACTGCAGGTATCCAAGATCGGAAACCATTCGGTCCATGTCCGCTCGATACATTCCGTGTCCCTCCACCCCTTACCCCACTGAACACTATCAGGAACTTTACGCTGGGGGGTCCAGGTGGTGGTAGCTCCGAGGGAGGGCCGCCGAGGATCCCATCTGCCTACAGCCCACAGAACCTGCCCCTGAGACCGATCCTGCGGCCCAGAAAGTACCCCAACAGACCCAGCAAGACACCCATCCACGAGCGGCCGTATCCCTGTCCGGCTGAGGGCTGCGACCGGCGGTTCTCCCGTTCCGACGAACTGACCAGACACATCAGGATCCACACTGGACACAAGCCGTTCCAGTGCCGGATCTGTATGCGCAACTTCAGCCGCAGTGACCACCTCACGACGCACATTCGCACGCACACGGGGGAGAAGCCGTTCGCGTGCGACTTCTGTGGCCGCAAGTTCGCCCGGAGTGACGAGAGGAAGAGACACACTAAAATCCACctgaggcagaaagagaggaagtcctccactgtctcctcttcgtcctcttcTTCGTCCAGCAGCTCCGGTGTGGAGCGCTCCTCAGGCGGCATCAGCGCAACAAACGGGATTTGTTCATAG